A window from Fervidicoccaceae archaeon encodes these proteins:
- the gyaR gene encoding glyoxylate reductase has translation MKPKLFITREIPAVGIEKLRDKFEIEVWKEYWAPPREILLEKASEVDALVTLLTDRIDKELIDKARNLRIISQYAVGFDNIDIKYATEKGIYITNTPGVLTDATADLTMALLLAITRRIVEADAFVRNGDWERSRTGWHPLMLLGMELKGKTLGIIGMGRIGREVARRAIGFGMNIVYYDQFRLSPEEEKALNAKYAELDDLLSISDVVTIHANLNEQTRHLINEQRLRLMKPTAYLINAARGAIVDTRALVKALKEGWIAGAALDVFEEEPLPASHELTGLKNVVLAPHIGSATHEARNAMAEKVAMNLIEFLNGRVPPDLVNKDVVRVRKPGFK, from the coding sequence ATGAAACCAAAACTTTTTATAACAAGGGAAATTCCAGCTGTGGGGATTGAAAAGCTGAGGGATAAATTTGAAATTGAGGTTTGGAAGGAGTACTGGGCTCCCCCTAGAGAGATCCTATTGGAAAAGGCATCTGAAGTTGATGCCCTAGTCACACTACTCACAGACAGAATAGATAAGGAGCTCATAGATAAAGCGAGGAATCTAAGAATAATTTCACAATATGCAGTTGGTTTTGATAACATAGATATAAAATACGCTACAGAGAAGGGCATATACATTACCAACACCCCTGGCGTCCTAACAGATGCAACAGCCGATCTCACTATGGCTCTGCTGCTTGCAATAACCAGAAGAATAGTGGAAGCCGATGCATTCGTTAGAAATGGAGACTGGGAAAGATCGAGAACTGGTTGGCACCCTCTTATGCTTCTTGGCATGGAGCTGAAGGGAAAGACTCTTGGCATAATAGGAATGGGAAGGATAGGAAGAGAGGTCGCCAGGAGGGCAATAGGATTTGGAATGAATATTGTTTACTACGATCAATTTAGGCTATCTCCTGAGGAGGAGAAAGCCCTCAATGCGAAATATGCAGAGCTCGACGATTTGCTGTCAATCAGCGATGTAGTTACAATTCACGCAAATCTGAATGAGCAAACAAGGCATCTAATAAACGAGCAGAGATTGAGGCTCATGAAGCCAACAGCATATCTGATCAATGCTGCAAGAGGCGCCATAGTTGACACTAGGGCCCTTGTGAAGGCACTCAAAGAAGGATGGATAGCTGGCGCTGCTCTCGATGTCTTTGAGGAAGAACCTCTTCCAGCATCACATGAGCTCACAGGGCTGAAAAATGTTGTGCTTGCCCCTCATATAGGAAGCGCGACGCATGAAGCTAGAAATGCAATGGCAGAAAAAGTAGCAATGAACTTAATAGAATTCCTCAATGGCAGAGTACCACCTGATCTCGTGAACAAAGATGTGGTGAGGGTGAGGAAACCTGGTTTTAAGTGA
- a CDS encoding 4-phosphopantoate--beta-alanine ligase produces MSEVHIPKSHPRYRSLVERELIVEGLKQGIVVPQGLIAHGRGEAFDYIIGERTIPAAMHAIDVSVARILLANHPVISVNGNTAALVPREIVELSRETGAEVEVNLFYRTEERVRKIADHLKKHGANRILGEKYVEGIPGLESERRKVDPEGILKADVVLVMLEDGDRTEYLKAMGKFVIAIDLNPFSRTARKADITIMDNVTRALPVMIERAREMKSWSRERLESLVNSYSNSVKLSEYVEHILNRLREEVERLRAMEK; encoded by the coding sequence ATGTCCGAAGTTCACATACCAAAGAGCCATCCGCGATATAGAAGTCTTGTCGAAAGGGAGCTCATTGTTGAGGGTCTAAAACAGGGAATAGTTGTACCGCAGGGATTGATTGCTCATGGTAGGGGGGAAGCCTTCGACTATATAATAGGAGAGAGAACGATTCCAGCTGCTATGCATGCAATAGACGTATCGGTAGCGAGAATTCTCCTGGCAAATCATCCAGTTATTTCAGTAAATGGGAACACGGCCGCGCTTGTGCCAAGAGAGATTGTTGAGCTTTCCAGGGAGACTGGAGCAGAAGTTGAAGTGAACCTGTTCTATAGGACAGAGGAGAGGGTGAGAAAAATAGCGGATCACCTGAAAAAGCATGGAGCTAACAGAATCCTTGGCGAAAAGTACGTCGAAGGTATACCGGGGCTAGAAAGCGAGAGGAGAAAGGTTGATCCGGAGGGGATTTTGAAAGCTGATGTCGTTCTCGTCATGCTTGAGGATGGTGATAGGACTGAGTATTTGAAAGCTATGGGAAAATTCGTCATAGCCATAGACCTGAACCCATTCTCGAGGACTGCTAGGAAGGCAGACATAACCATTATGGATAACGTGACGAGAGCACTTCCAGTTATGATAGAAAGGGCGAGAGAGATGAAGAGCTGGAGTAGAGAAAGGCTGGAGAGCCTAGTTAATAGCTACAGTAATTCTGTCAAGCTTTCCGAATATGTTGAGCATATATTGAATAGGCTGAGAGAGGAGGTTGAGAGGCTGAGAGCGATGGAAAAATAG